The following proteins come from a genomic window of Pocillopora verrucosa isolate sample1 chromosome 6, ASM3666991v2, whole genome shotgun sequence:
- the LOC131772292 gene encoding retinoschisin-like — protein sequence MEDGRILNHQITASSDGWWLPDFKYYKAKDARLKVQSLSWVSSYMDSTPWLQVSFAPEIKLISGIATQGNPSHDWWTTSYTLKHSMTGKTWREHERQGFTEVFLANSDRNTIVKHAISPLIKASFIRVLPFTKYGRSALRIEIYGCDSVDE from the exons ATGGAAGACGGTAGGATACTAAACCATCAAATAACAGCGTCATCGGATGGATGGTGGCTGCCGGATTTCAAATATTACAAGGCTAAAGATGCCCGTTTGAAGGTTCAATCTCTTTCTTGGGTCAGTAGTTACATGGATTCAACTCCTTGGCTTCAAGTCAGCTTTGCGCCAGAAATCAAACTGATCAGTGGTATTGCTACCCAAGGAAACCCATCGCATGACTGGTGGACGACAAGTTACACCTTGAAGCACAGCATGACGGGTAAAACATGGCGGGAGCATGAGCGACAAGGATTTACAGAG GTTTTTCTTGCCAATTCGGACCGCAACACCATCGTGAAACATGCCATATCTCCTCTCATCAAGGCTTCGTTCATCCGCGTTCTTCCTTTTACGAAATATGGACGGTCTGCTCTACGAATTGAGATTTATGGCTGCGATTCCGTTGATGAATAA
- the LOC131776865 gene encoding ras GTPase-activating protein 3, translating into MAAGVNLCDVRIEETLKIRIGEAKNLPARKEPRYSRNCYCVVTLDQEEVFRTSTVEKSLCPFFGEDVHFEVPRDFRTLCFYLFDTDLIGKDTVLGKVAIKKGCVHNYPSDTWFPLVHVEPDTEVQGRIHIEIKHYEFIPDTDDDEFSSTPKLSIKVVECTDLYGCNGNGTFSDPYVSITCQRPVSRSEPKKTKVKKRTLNPKFEESFLFEIPDDDVESLVLRCTAWSASLIGEDIFLGEVRVPLSKCDLSSMHEGWYWLGPREEKNDPPVKQDIGSLRLRVTHTQDHVFPSSFYEPLRETILAIKDGQDVQTTAAHILGDIIKDKATVAKSLVRVFSHHNQVVDFIKLVVDHEVQSTKDSNTLFRGNSVATKSVDEFMKHAGMYYLHDTIKCLIDEIYDDHKRCEIDPAKLREGESLEGNLVHLRSYVNRLFAAITCSAMACPTVMCQVFHTIREAAVRKFPSDEDVCYTSVSGFVFLRFFAPAILNPKLFQMRNEHPDAQTARTLTLISKAIQSLGNVVSSVLCGQVKEPYMETLKSVILDQEHITAVKRFLEIISSPSRAQGLPVDSTIVLKEGMLIKRAQGRSRLGFKNFRKRFFVLTNKGLSYSKDKTKPVVGHIPVCDILGAESLGEDSFHLKLMVQIIQPDRQLYVQASNTVEEREWTRALRKVCQSNPHRVKKYHPEAFVCGKWLCCKERAEKAPGCAAITEVPQPKCVNVAIDCDREIERIHSLFLINLEKLDELQVECESQSENCTVEGTTQEMWKQKLETINDIRSHIISLEQEHKQHRKITHRLTRHGSKKCPWGPTQESPDPFRRHLIL; encoded by the exons ATGGCGGCTGGTGTAAACTTGTGTGATGTACGCATTGAAGAAACTCTCAAAATAAGAATAG GTGAGGCAAAAAATCTTCCAGCGAGAAAAGAGCCAAGATATTCGCGAAACTGTTATTGTGTTGTCACACTTGATCAAGAAGAAGTATTTAGAACCTCAACGGTAGAAAAAAGTTTATG CCCTTTTTTTGGTGAAGATGTACATTTTGAAGTTCCAAGAGACTTTAGGACATTATGTTTTTATCTATTTGACACTGATCTTATAGGAAAGGATACAGTTTTAGGAAAG GTTGCAATTAAGAAAGGATGTGTTCATAACTATCCCTCAGATACATGGTTTCCTTTGGTTCATGTTGAACCTGACACAGAAGTTCAAGGAAGAATACATATAGAAATCAAGCATTATGAATTTATACCTgacactgatgatgatgaattcTCTAGCACACCCAAACTAAGTATTAA GGTGGTGGAATGTACTGACTTGTATGGGTGTAATGGAAATGGCACATTTTCTGATCCGTATGTCAGTATCACCTGCCAACGCCCTGTCTCAAG GTCAGAGCCTAAGAAGAccaaagtaaagaaaagaacattgaATCCAAAATTTGAAGAATCATTTCTCTTTGAA ATacctgatgatgatgttgaaaGTTTGGTTTTGAG GTGCACTGCCTGGAGTGCCAGTCTTATAGGGGAAGATATCTTCTTAGGAGAA GTCAGGGTTCCTCTTAGTAAATGTGATTTGTCTTCAATGCATGAAGGATG GTACTGGCTCGGACCTCGTGAAGAGAAGAATGACCCTCCAGTTAAACAAGATATAGGCTCATTAAGGCTCAGAGTGACTCACACTCAAGATCATGTATTTCCTTCAAGTTTTTATGAACCACTGAGGGAAACAATTTTGGCTATTAAGGATGGGCAG GATGTACAGACAACTGCAGCCCACATTCTAGGTGATATAATTAAGGATAAGGCTACTGTGGCAAAGTCTCTTGTCAGAGTTTTTTCCCACCATAATCAG GTTGTAGATTTTATAAAGCTGGTTGTAGATCATGAAGTCCAAAGTACGAA agATTCCAATACACTTTTCCGAGGCAATTCTGTAGCAACCAAGTCTGTTGATGAGTTCATGAAGCATGCTGGCATGTATTATCTTCATGACACCATTAAATGCCTCATAGATGAA ATTTATGATGACCACAAAAGATGTGAAATTGACCCAGCTAAGCTGAGAGAAGGGGAATCACTTGAGGGAAATTTG gTTCATCTGCGGAGCTATGTAAATAGATTATTTGCAGCTATCACATGTTCTGCCATGGCATGTCCAACTGTAATGTGTCAAGTATTTCACACCATTAGAGAAGCAGCTGTCCGAAAATTCCCAA GTGATGAAGATGTGTGTTACACATCAGTGAGTGGATTTGTGTTCCTGAGATTCTTTGCACCTGCTATTTTAAACCCTAAATTATTTCAGATGAGGAATGAGCACCCA GATGCACAAACAGCTAGGACACTTACACTTATTTCCAAAGCTATCCAGAGTTTAGGAAATGTTGTGAGCTCTGTGCTG TGTGGACAGGTAAAGGAACCTTACATGGAAACGTTGAAGTCAGTTATTCTTGATCAGGAACATATCACTGCTGTCAAAAGA TTCTTAGAGATCATTTCCTCGCCCAGCAGAGCACAAGGACTACCTGTAGACTCAACAATTGTTCTCAAGGAAGG GATGTTAATAAAGAGAGCTCAAGGGCGAAGTAGACTAGGTTTCAAAAATTTTAGGAAGAGGTTCTTTGTTTTAACCAACAAAGGCCTTTCATACTCAAAGGACAAAACTAAGCCAGTTGTAGGTCACATACCTGTCTGTGATATCTTGGGAGCAGAAAGTTTGGGCGAGGACTCTTTTCACCTAAAACTG ATGGTACAAATAATACAGCCCGATAGACAATTGTATGTACAGGCAAGCAACACAGTAGAGGAAAGGGAATG GACTCGTGCACTGCGTAAAGTATGTCAAAGCAACCCACACAGAGTTAAGAAATATCATCCTGAAGCATTTGTATGTGGTAAATGGCTGTG CTGCAAAGAGCGGGCAGAAAAAGCACCAGGATGTGCAGCTATAACAGA AGTGCCTCAACCTAAATGTGTAAATGTAGCTATTGACTGTGATCGGGAGATTGAAAGAATACACTCActgtttttaataaacttggaAAAGTTGGATGAATTGCAAG TTGAATGTGAGAGTCAAAGTGAAAACTGCACTGTTGAAGGAACAACCCAGGAGATGTGGAAACAGAAACTGGAAACCATTAATGACATCCGTTCACATATCATCAGCTTAGAACAAGAACACAAACAGCATAGGAAAATAACACACAGGCTGACCAGACATGGCAGCAA